From one Mycolicibacterium sp. HK-90 genomic stretch:
- a CDS encoding acyl-CoA dehydrogenase family protein: MDTESLGLLEDTLRKTMLSASGAKLDAALADLGWHEMLSDMPEVAMPLVFRLLGETGSHASVLNDVLLETIGGLPGGTPPMPYAGGAWVVWERAENADNPTMGGLPLKQVPDGQLLRISEARRALGWWLVGSARAMLALARQHALDRVQFGKPISSFQAVRHRLAETLVAIEGAEATLNLPNADNVDLNSLLAKAAAGKAALTAAKHCQQVLGGIGFTAEHELHHHVKRVLVLDGLLGSSRELTRKGGAGLRARGTVPRLAQL, encoded by the coding sequence TTGGATACCGAATCACTCGGCTTGCTCGAAGACACGCTCCGCAAGACCATGCTGTCGGCCTCGGGCGCCAAGCTGGATGCTGCACTGGCCGACCTCGGCTGGCACGAGATGCTGTCCGACATGCCAGAGGTCGCCATGCCGCTGGTATTCCGGCTGCTGGGTGAAACAGGGTCGCACGCCTCAGTTCTCAACGATGTGTTGCTTGAGACCATCGGTGGCCTTCCCGGCGGTACCCCACCGATGCCCTATGCCGGTGGCGCCTGGGTGGTGTGGGAGCGCGCAGAGAACGCGGACAACCCGACGATGGGTGGACTGCCGCTGAAGCAGGTGCCCGACGGTCAGTTGCTCCGGATATCCGAAGCCCGGCGCGCCCTGGGCTGGTGGCTGGTGGGCTCGGCCCGCGCCATGCTGGCCCTGGCCCGGCAGCACGCACTGGATCGCGTCCAGTTCGGCAAGCCGATCTCGTCCTTCCAAGCCGTGCGGCATCGGCTGGCCGAGACTCTGGTCGCGATCGAAGGTGCCGAGGCCACGCTGAACCTGCCCAACGCCGACAATGTCGACCTGAACTCGCTGCTGGCCAAGGCGGCTGCCGGCAAGGCCGCCCTGACCGCGGCCAAGCACTGCCAGCAGGTGCTCGGCGGCATCGGTTTCACCGCTGAGCACGAGCTGCACCACCACGTGAAGCGTGTTCTGGTGCTTGACGGATTGCTCGGCAGTTCAAGGGAACTCACCCGCAAAGGCGGCGCCGGTCTGCGCGCCCGCGGGACGGTGCCGCGGCTGGCCCAGCTGTAG
- a CDS encoding adenylate/guanylate cyclase domain-containing protein codes for MSYAARQIYAQTTAAAAVTLVVLALSRNTVGDARELLTQANLVALIALMVAAAIVDTVVGWVNVHPTFKWFAAGENPTPQQQRAAMRIAPRQTIIQFTTWAVSALVYTLLNLDAGGGVAYVMGGAILSGGVAAACMGFLVTQRMLRPIVAASLTSSSAVIVRMPGVLARLITIWTLFSGLPMLGIALIVLARSNGWFVQKTAPVEAAVLVVAVISLVFGLRSMVLVARSVSDPVGEVVLAMKAVERGWSGVSVKVYESSEIGRLQYGFNRMVAGVAERNRLRDLFGRYVGVDVARHALQQGGAVSGDVRDAAVLYVDLVGSTALGASRPPQEVAQLLNGFFKIVVETVERNHGLINKFEGDAVLAVFGAPLRLDNPASSAMATARALVPRLHRLPDVEFGVGISCGSVFAGNIGAENRYEYTVIGDAVNEAARLADHAKDRESTVLCSGSALAHADADEGRHWVVRGSTVLRGRSTATVFAEPVIE; via the coding sequence GTGAGTTACGCGGCGAGGCAGATCTACGCGCAGACCACCGCGGCCGCCGCGGTGACGCTCGTGGTGCTGGCGCTGAGCCGCAATACGGTCGGTGATGCGCGGGAGTTGTTGACCCAGGCGAACCTTGTCGCTCTGATCGCACTGATGGTCGCAGCCGCGATCGTCGATACCGTCGTTGGTTGGGTCAACGTCCATCCGACGTTCAAATGGTTCGCCGCGGGCGAGAATCCGACGCCACAACAGCAGCGCGCGGCCATGCGTATCGCGCCGCGACAGACCATCATCCAATTCACCACCTGGGCCGTGAGCGCGCTCGTGTACACGCTGCTGAACCTCGACGCCGGGGGAGGCGTCGCCTATGTGATGGGCGGTGCGATCCTGTCCGGCGGCGTGGCCGCCGCGTGCATGGGATTCCTGGTCACCCAACGGATGTTGCGACCCATCGTCGCCGCGTCGCTGACCTCCTCCTCGGCTGTCATCGTCAGGATGCCCGGCGTCCTGGCCCGGCTGATCACCATCTGGACGCTGTTCAGTGGGCTGCCCATGCTCGGGATCGCGTTGATCGTGCTCGCACGCTCCAACGGCTGGTTCGTGCAGAAGACGGCGCCTGTCGAGGCCGCGGTGCTGGTGGTGGCCGTCATCTCGCTGGTCTTCGGACTGCGGTCGATGGTGCTGGTGGCGCGGTCGGTGTCCGACCCGGTCGGCGAGGTCGTGCTGGCCATGAAAGCGGTCGAGCGAGGGTGGTCCGGTGTCTCGGTCAAGGTCTACGAGTCATCCGAGATCGGCCGTCTCCAATACGGTTTCAACCGAATGGTGGCCGGGGTCGCCGAACGGAACCGGTTGCGGGACCTGTTCGGCCGCTACGTCGGGGTCGACGTGGCCCGCCATGCCCTGCAACAGGGCGGTGCGGTGTCCGGTGACGTTCGTGACGCCGCGGTCCTCTACGTCGACCTGGTGGGTTCGACCGCGTTGGGTGCGTCCCGGCCGCCGCAAGAGGTGGCGCAGCTGCTGAACGGGTTCTTCAAGATCGTGGTGGAAACCGTCGAGCGGAACCACGGCCTGATCAACAAGTTCGAGGGCGACGCCGTACTGGCCGTGTTCGGTGCACCGCTGCGGCTGGACAATCCGGCCTCCTCGGCGATGGCGACCGCGCGGGCCCTGGTACCGCGGCTGCATCGACTGCCGGATGTCGAGTTCGGCGTGGGCATTTCGTGTGGGTCGGTGTTCGCGGGCAACATCGGTGCCGAGAACCGCTACGAATACACCGTGATCGGTGACGCGGTGAACGAAGCGGCCCGGCTGGCCGACCACGCCAAGGACCGTGAATCGACCGTGCTGTGTTCGGGCAGCGCGCTGGCCCACGCCGACGCCGACGAGGGACGGCACTGGGTGGTGCGCGGTTCGACGGTACTGCGAGGCCGCTCGACGGCCACAGTCTTCGCCGAACCTGTCATTGAATAG
- a CDS encoding enoyl-CoA hydratase produces the protein MYIDYDATDSIATITLNRPEAANAQNPELLDELDAAWTRAADDRDVKVIVLRANGKHFSAGHDLRGGGPVPDKITLEFLIEHESRRYLEYTLRWRNVPKPSIAAVQGRCISGGLLLCWPCDLILAADDALFSDPVALMGIGGVEYHGHTWELGARKAKEILFTGRALTAEEAERTGMVNRVVPRDELDAQTAELAAQIAKMPAFALRQAKRAVNQTLDVQGFYAAIQSVFDIHQTGHGNALSVSGWPVLMDIDGMKQNIK, from the coding sequence GTGTACATCGACTACGACGCCACCGATTCGATCGCCACGATCACGCTGAACCGGCCGGAGGCCGCGAACGCACAGAACCCGGAATTGCTCGATGAGCTCGATGCCGCGTGGACCAGAGCCGCCGATGACCGCGACGTGAAGGTGATCGTGTTGCGGGCCAACGGCAAGCACTTTTCCGCGGGGCACGACCTGCGCGGTGGGGGACCGGTACCCGACAAGATCACGCTGGAATTCCTGATCGAGCACGAGTCGCGGCGCTATCTGGAGTACACGCTGCGCTGGCGCAATGTGCCCAAGCCGTCGATCGCCGCCGTCCAGGGCCGCTGCATCTCCGGCGGTCTGTTGCTCTGCTGGCCGTGCGACCTGATCCTGGCCGCCGACGACGCGCTCTTCTCCGATCCGGTGGCCCTGATGGGGATCGGCGGTGTCGAGTACCACGGTCACACCTGGGAACTCGGCGCGCGCAAGGCCAAGGAGATCCTGTTCACCGGCCGGGCCCTGACCGCGGAGGAAGCCGAGCGCACCGGCATGGTCAACCGGGTGGTGCCGCGCGATGAGCTCGACGCACAGACCGCGGAGCTGGCCGCGCAGATCGCGAAGATGCCGGCGTTCGCGCTCCGCCAGGCCAAGCGCGCCGTCAATCAGACTCTCGACGTACAGGGTTTCTACGCCGCGATTCAATCGGTCTTCGACATTCACCAGACCGGGCACGGCAATGCGCTTAGCGTCAGCGGATGGCCGGTGCTGATGGATATCGACGGGATGAAGCAGAACATCAAGTAG
- a CDS encoding TetR/AcrR family transcriptional regulator, with the protein MARRSPVQSVHVLPTRQASERPVTTAGEEPAWKQRAVERSIKTAKLRAAQRVQRFLDAAQAIIIEKGSTDFTVQEVVDRSRQSLRSFYLQFDGKHELLLALFEDALSRSADQIRAATSTQGEPIERLKVAIQLLFESSRPDPAAKRPLFTDFAPRLLVSHPSEVKVAHAPLLALLTELMEEASEAGQLRAGINPRRMAAMTMQTVMFVAQSSGGTDDASVHPITADEVWDFCANGFAAS; encoded by the coding sequence ATGGCAAGGCGTTCTCCGGTACAGTCAGTTCATGTTCTCCCCACTCGACAAGCGTCGGAGCGGCCAGTGACTACCGCTGGCGAAGAACCGGCCTGGAAGCAACGAGCTGTCGAGCGGTCGATCAAAACCGCCAAGCTGCGCGCCGCGCAACGCGTGCAGCGGTTCCTGGATGCCGCCCAGGCGATCATCATCGAGAAGGGCAGCACCGACTTCACGGTCCAGGAGGTCGTGGACCGCTCCCGGCAGTCGCTGCGGAGCTTCTACCTGCAGTTCGACGGTAAGCACGAGCTCCTGCTGGCCCTGTTCGAGGATGCCCTGAGCCGCTCGGCCGATCAGATTCGCGCCGCCACTTCCACGCAGGGTGAGCCGATCGAACGGCTCAAGGTCGCGATCCAGCTGCTCTTCGAATCGTCCCGGCCCGATCCGGCCGCCAAGCGTCCACTGTTCACCGACTTCGCGCCCCGCTTGCTGGTGTCGCACCCATCGGAGGTCAAGGTCGCGCACGCACCGCTGCTCGCCCTGCTCACCGAGCTGATGGAAGAAGCCTCCGAGGCAGGCCAGTTGCGTGCCGGGATCAACCCTCGGCGCATGGCCGCGATGACGATGCAGACGGTGATGTTCGTCGCACAGTCCAGCGGGGGCACCGACGACGCGTCGGTCCACCCGATCACGGCCGACGAGGTCTGGGATTTCTGCGCCAACGGATTCGCCGCCAGCTAG
- a CDS encoding mycofactocin-coupled SDR family oxidoreductase: protein MTGRVEGKVAFVTGAARGQGRSHAVRLAQEGADIIAIDICGPIRPGVETAIPASTSDDLAETANLIKGLNRRVVTAEVDVRDADAIKAAVDSGVEQLGRLDIIVANAGIGNGGDVLHETSQLDWDEMIDINLSGVWKSVKAGVPHLIAGGRGGSIILTSSVGGLKAYPHCGNYVAAKHGVVGLMRGFAVELGQHNIRCNSVHPTHVATPMLHNDGTFKMFRPDLENPGPDDMAPICQLFHTLPIPWVEAVDISNAVLFLASDEARYVTGVTLPVDAGSCLK from the coding sequence ATGACTGGACGGGTGGAAGGGAAGGTCGCGTTCGTCACCGGCGCGGCCCGTGGCCAGGGCCGGAGCCACGCGGTGCGGCTGGCGCAGGAGGGCGCCGACATCATCGCGATCGACATCTGCGGACCGATCCGGCCCGGCGTGGAGACCGCCATCCCGGCCTCCACCTCCGACGACCTGGCGGAGACCGCGAACCTGATCAAAGGACTCAACCGCCGCGTGGTCACCGCCGAGGTCGACGTGCGCGACGCCGACGCGATCAAGGCCGCCGTGGACAGCGGTGTCGAACAGCTCGGGCGACTCGACATCATCGTGGCCAACGCCGGTATCGGCAACGGTGGCGACGTGCTGCACGAGACCAGCCAGCTCGATTGGGACGAGATGATCGACATCAACCTGTCGGGTGTCTGGAAGTCGGTCAAAGCCGGCGTGCCACATCTGATCGCAGGCGGTCGCGGCGGGTCGATCATCCTCACCAGCTCGGTCGGCGGGCTCAAGGCCTACCCGCACTGCGGCAATTATGTCGCAGCCAAACACGGCGTCGTCGGCCTGATGCGCGGCTTCGCCGTGGAGCTCGGGCAACACAACATCCGTTGCAACAGCGTGCATCCCACGCATGTGGCGACTCCGATGCTGCACAACGACGGCACCTTCAAGATGTTCCGGCCCGACCTCGAAAACCCGGGCCCCGACGACATGGCGCCGATCTGCCAGCTGTTCCACACCCTACCCATCCCGTGGGTCGAAGCCGTGGACATCAGCAACGCCGTGCTGTTCCTGGCCTCGGACGAGGCCCGCTACGTCACCGGAGTGACACTGCCGGTCGATGCGGGAAGCTGCCTCAAGTAG
- a CDS encoding SDR family NAD(P)-dependent oxidoreductase has product MAINPSDILLTGQVAVVTGGGTGIGRGIAAGLAAFGASVAIWERNEQSCAESAESIGALGIVVDVRDAEQVDAALAQTAAELGPVRILVNNAGGVFSSPLLETSENGWDALYKSNLRHVLLCTQRVARRLVADELPGSVINLTSIEGVRAAPGYAAYAAAKAGVINYTQTASFELAPHHIRVNAIAPDLTLTEGLLALSPDGPPSGVAESIPLGRAGHVDEIAGTAVFLASSLSGYITGQTIHVDGGTRAAGGWYRHPQTGAATLGPG; this is encoded by the coding sequence ATGGCTATCAATCCTTCTGACATTCTGCTCACCGGACAGGTGGCGGTTGTCACCGGCGGCGGCACCGGTATCGGCCGGGGCATCGCTGCCGGTCTGGCGGCCTTCGGCGCTTCGGTGGCGATCTGGGAGCGCAACGAGCAGAGCTGTGCAGAATCGGCCGAATCGATCGGTGCACTGGGCATCGTCGTCGATGTGCGCGACGCCGAACAGGTGGATGCGGCGCTGGCGCAGACCGCCGCCGAGCTGGGCCCGGTGCGCATCCTGGTCAACAATGCCGGGGGAGTGTTCTCGTCACCGCTCCTGGAAACGAGCGAGAACGGTTGGGATGCGCTGTACAAGAGCAACCTGCGTCATGTGTTGTTGTGCACCCAGCGGGTGGCCCGCCGGCTGGTCGCCGACGAATTACCCGGCAGCGTCATCAATCTCACGTCGATCGAGGGCGTGCGCGCCGCCCCCGGCTATGCCGCCTACGCGGCGGCGAAGGCCGGCGTCATCAACTACACCCAGACCGCATCGTTCGAGCTTGCGCCCCACCACATCCGGGTCAACGCGATCGCGCCCGATCTGACCCTCACCGAGGGACTCCTGGCGCTGTCACCGGACGGTCCGCCCTCCGGTGTCGCTGAGTCGATCCCGCTGGGCCGGGCCGGCCACGTCGACGAAATCGCCGGGACGGCAGTCTTTCTGGCTTCCAGTTTGTCCGGCTACATCACCGGGCAGACGATCCACGTCGATGGCGGCACTCGGGCTGCGGGTGGCTGGTACCGCCACCCGCAGACCGGTGCCGCAACACTCGGCCCGGGCTAG
- a CDS encoding CaiB/BaiF CoA-transferase family protein, translating into MSSPLDGYTVVDLSSGIAGAYATKILADGGADVIKVEAPEGDPLRRWSASGAHIDPDQDGALFAFLAGGKRSVVAQPDDPELLDRLVAAADAVIWSPESAVAQSIAPEDLFRRHPHLIVTTITPFGLDGPWSDRAATEFTLQAWSGGTIGIGRGVQDRAPVSIGGQVGEWLAGAYAAAMTLAFRFRAMRDGHGDLIDLSELEAQILSLTYYPVTYFEMLGRPWRTERRPTVPGVAEAADGLVALGCGTAQQWWDLCAMSGHDEWIDETSELTITEQANLHAEELYRWLRDQNVDDVRDLASAFRIPNSPVGNGENVTAMDHFVERQAFIRNPQYGFTQPAAPYRLSGVTLREPAPAPRLGEHTEEIRAAELTPREVPAGVPGGDRLPFSGLRVLDMTTFWAGPSCTHPLGMLGAEVIHLESTPRPDGTRLIAGIPATVEQWWERSPIFSALNTNKKSLTLDFQTEQGRDLLRRLIATCDVVVENFTPRVIEQIGLDFESLRELREDIIMVRMPGFGLDGPWRDNPAFAYIIEDASGLSWLTGYPDRTPFEPYSIGDPNAGIHALSGLMLALEHRRRTGKGVLVEAAMVDAALNVAAEQVIEHSAYGVLLQRDGNRGPAAAPQNIYRSAEIDEFGREDSWVAIAVSTDAQWAALRTAIGQPDWAADPALDSAEGRRARHDLIDEELAAWCLPRTGDEIVETLWPAGVPVAKVMQPHRQLELPPLRFRRFFEHVGHPVNSVAPHSTLPVALANGPRALHRQAAPLLGEHNHELLAGLGLSDDEIAGLSEDGVIGTEPGVGGRRKAAR; encoded by the coding sequence ATGAGCTCACCACTTGACGGCTATACCGTCGTCGACCTGTCCAGCGGGATCGCCGGGGCGTACGCCACCAAGATCCTCGCCGACGGCGGCGCCGATGTGATCAAAGTCGAAGCTCCAGAAGGCGATCCGTTGCGCCGCTGGTCGGCGTCGGGCGCGCACATCGACCCGGACCAGGACGGCGCCCTGTTCGCCTTCCTGGCCGGTGGTAAGCGCAGTGTGGTCGCCCAGCCCGACGACCCCGAACTGCTGGACCGGCTGGTGGCGGCCGCCGATGCGGTGATCTGGTCTCCGGAATCGGCTGTCGCCCAGTCGATCGCACCCGAAGATCTCTTCCGGCGGCATCCGCATCTGATCGTCACCACGATCACACCGTTCGGCTTGGACGGGCCGTGGAGCGACCGTGCCGCCACCGAGTTCACGCTGCAGGCGTGGTCGGGCGGAACGATCGGCATCGGTCGCGGTGTGCAGGATCGGGCTCCGGTGTCCATCGGCGGCCAGGTGGGCGAGTGGCTGGCCGGTGCGTATGCGGCGGCGATGACGCTGGCGTTTCGGTTCCGAGCGATGCGTGACGGTCATGGAGACCTGATCGATCTTTCCGAGCTGGAGGCGCAGATCCTGAGTCTGACGTACTACCCGGTGACCTACTTCGAAATGCTGGGCCGGCCATGGCGCACCGAGCGCAGGCCGACGGTGCCCGGGGTGGCAGAGGCCGCCGACGGCCTGGTGGCACTCGGTTGCGGCACCGCCCAGCAGTGGTGGGACCTGTGTGCGATGTCGGGCCACGACGAGTGGATCGACGAGACCTCGGAACTCACGATCACCGAGCAGGCCAACCTGCACGCTGAGGAGTTGTATCGCTGGCTGCGCGACCAGAACGTGGACGACGTGCGAGACCTTGCGTCGGCCTTCCGGATCCCGAACTCACCGGTGGGCAACGGTGAGAATGTCACCGCCATGGACCATTTCGTGGAGCGGCAGGCGTTCATCCGTAACCCGCAGTATGGGTTCACCCAGCCGGCGGCGCCGTACCGGCTGTCCGGCGTGACGCTGCGCGAGCCGGCGCCGGCACCTCGGCTCGGTGAGCACACCGAGGAGATCAGGGCAGCGGAGCTGACCCCACGCGAGGTACCGGCCGGTGTGCCAGGCGGGGATCGGCTGCCGTTCAGCGGGCTACGCGTGCTCGACATGACGACGTTCTGGGCCGGCCCGTCGTGCACGCATCCGCTGGGCATGCTCGGTGCCGAGGTGATCCACCTCGAATCGACCCCGCGCCCGGACGGTACCCGGTTGATCGCCGGCATTCCGGCCACCGTGGAGCAGTGGTGGGAGCGTTCACCGATCTTCAGTGCGCTCAACACGAACAAGAAGAGCCTGACCCTGGATTTCCAGACCGAGCAGGGCCGCGACCTGTTGCGCCGGTTGATCGCCACCTGCGACGTGGTGGTGGAGAACTTCACCCCCAGGGTGATCGAACAGATCGGTCTCGATTTCGAGTCGCTGCGGGAGCTGCGCGAGGACATCATCATGGTCCGCATGCCCGGGTTCGGGCTGGACGGGCCGTGGCGGGACAACCCGGCGTTCGCCTACATCATCGAGGACGCTTCCGGTTTGAGCTGGCTCACCGGCTACCCGGATCGCACTCCGTTCGAACCGTATTCGATCGGTGACCCCAACGCCGGGATTCACGCGCTGTCGGGATTGATGCTGGCTCTGGAGCACCGCCGCCGCACCGGGAAGGGCGTGCTCGTGGAGGCCGCGATGGTCGACGCGGCGCTCAACGTCGCCGCCGAACAGGTCATCGAGCATTCGGCCTACGGTGTGCTACTGCAGCGCGACGGCAACCGCGGTCCGGCCGCGGCGCCGCAGAACATCTACCGGAGCGCCGAGATCGACGAGTTCGGCCGCGAAGACAGCTGGGTGGCGATCGCGGTCAGCACCGACGCCCAGTGGGCCGCGCTGCGAACGGCGATCGGACAGCCGGACTGGGCGGCGGATCCAGCGCTGGATTCCGCCGAAGGACGACGAGCGCGCCACGACCTGATCGACGAGGAGCTTGCGGCCTGGTGTCTGCCGCGCACCGGTGATGAGATCGTCGAAACCCTCTGGCCTGCCGGTGTTCCAGTGGCCAAGGTGATGCAGCCGCACCGTCAGCTCGAGCTACCGCCGCTGCGGTTCCGGCGGTTCTTCGAACATGTCGGGCACCCGGTCAACAGCGTGGCCCCACACAGCACCCTGCCCGTCGCACTGGCCAATGGGCCGCGCGCGCTGCACCGGCAGGCCGCACCGCTGCTCGGCGAGCACAATCACGAACTGCTGGCCGGATTGGGGTTGTCCGACGACGAGATCGCCGGGCTGTCCGAGGACGGCGTGATCGGGACGGAGCCCGGGGTCGGCGGCCGGCGCAAGGCGGCGCGCTGA
- a CDS encoding enoyl-CoA hydratase/isomerase family protein translates to MPERPTPEEIILYEKDPKTKIATITFNRPEFLNAPTSMARLRYADVLRAANADNDVKVVIIRGVGDNLGSGADLPEFMEGNDNPAVRLAELRLEDDGVGEVTYPPKGTFRNGATISSWYANSQAGNRALQDFKKISIVEAKGYCYGWHFYQCADADLVISSDDALFGHPSFRYHGWGPRMWTWVQMMGLRKFQEMVFTGRPFTAAEMYDCNFLNKVVARDQLEAEVEKYALACTRNRPVDTVFQQKMFFEIFKQQQGEYMGSLLSAFFESMGNGVANDSDADLDMFESIDSGLSAAVNDNDSKFPPDFRLSKKNRAKPE, encoded by the coding sequence ATGCCTGAGCGTCCCACCCCGGAGGAGATCATCCTCTACGAGAAGGACCCGAAGACCAAGATCGCCACCATCACGTTCAACCGGCCGGAGTTCCTCAACGCGCCGACGTCGATGGCGCGGCTGCGCTACGCCGATGTGCTGCGAGCGGCCAACGCCGACAACGACGTCAAAGTGGTGATCATCCGCGGCGTCGGGGACAACCTGGGCAGCGGCGCGGATCTGCCAGAGTTCATGGAGGGCAACGACAACCCGGCGGTGCGTCTGGCCGAGCTGCGCCTGGAGGATGACGGAGTCGGGGAGGTGACGTACCCGCCCAAGGGCACGTTCCGCAACGGAGCCACGATCAGCTCGTGGTACGCGAACTCCCAGGCCGGCAACCGTGCGCTGCAGGACTTCAAGAAGATCAGCATCGTGGAGGCCAAGGGCTACTGCTACGGCTGGCACTTCTACCAGTGCGCCGACGCCGACCTGGTGATCTCGTCTGACGACGCGCTGTTCGGTCACCCGTCGTTCCGGTATCACGGCTGGGGACCGCGCATGTGGACGTGGGTCCAGATGATGGGACTGCGCAAATTCCAGGAGATGGTCTTCACCGGACGACCGTTCACCGCCGCGGAGATGTACGACTGCAACTTCCTCAACAAGGTGGTGGCCCGCGATCAGCTGGAGGCTGAAGTAGAGAAGTACGCACTGGCGTGCACCCGAAACCGGCCGGTGGACACCGTCTTTCAGCAGAAGATGTTCTTCGAGATCTTCAAGCAGCAGCAGGGCGAGTACATGGGCAGCCTGTTGTCGGCGTTCTTCGAGTCGATGGGTAACGGGGTGGCCAACGACAGCGATGCCGACCTGGACATGTTCGAATCGATCGATTCCGGACTGTCGGCCGCGGTGAACGACAACGACAGCAAGTTCCCGCCCGATTTCCGGCTGTCCAAGAAGAACAGGGCGAAACCCGAATAG
- a CDS encoding Xaa-Pro peptidase family protein translates to MGTEIEADGRALRVSRRERAIAQMEAHGLDALVLGRQANVRYISGAPQLWVVGTRPFGPICTFVRATGEIHLNSTWDEGIPEEIPHENLYGFAWNPMTLVGVLQNISGSDSAWRIGTDALTPTFAKLLPMAFPNAELVDGEQAMRAARRVKTPEEIVALRRALVVAEQGLAKGITELVPGTTEKHLAGAILEAEAAGGVSTPATQDAAWVTSKDHPWRRAGGDGRIREGDLVALSAGVLADGYVAEVARTVSAGEPTDAARALFRRRDELWDRLVDACRAGKPTSALLDVYEQAGEPLPAMPVAHGLGLGFDPPVVSPSLRATAEADILEEGMVLAVTGYVWEQGVGAVFTRDAVVIGPDGPEVLTQASSDSEAAHA, encoded by the coding sequence GTGGGAACTGAAATCGAGGCCGACGGCCGGGCCCTGCGCGTCAGCCGCCGGGAGCGGGCCATCGCACAGATGGAGGCACATGGCCTCGACGCGCTGGTGCTCGGCAGACAGGCCAACGTCCGGTACATCTCCGGCGCTCCGCAGCTGTGGGTGGTGGGTACCCGGCCTTTCGGGCCGATCTGCACGTTCGTCCGCGCCACGGGTGAGATCCACTTGAACAGCACGTGGGACGAGGGCATCCCCGAGGAGATCCCACACGAGAATCTGTATGGCTTCGCCTGGAACCCGATGACGCTGGTCGGGGTGTTGCAGAACATCAGTGGCTCCGATTCGGCGTGGCGTATCGGAACCGATGCCTTGACACCGACTTTCGCCAAGTTGCTGCCGATGGCCTTCCCGAACGCGGAGCTCGTCGACGGTGAGCAGGCGATGCGGGCCGCCCGGCGGGTCAAGACCCCCGAGGAGATCGTGGCGCTGCGACGGGCCCTTGTCGTCGCCGAGCAAGGGCTGGCCAAAGGCATTACCGAGTTGGTTCCGGGGACCACCGAGAAGCACCTCGCCGGTGCGATATTGGAGGCCGAGGCTGCCGGCGGGGTGAGCACGCCGGCCACCCAGGACGCCGCATGGGTCACGTCGAAGGACCATCCGTGGCGCCGTGCCGGAGGCGACGGGCGGATACGCGAGGGGGACCTGGTGGCGTTGTCGGCAGGTGTGCTCGCCGACGGCTATGTTGCCGAGGTCGCGCGCACGGTGTCCGCCGGCGAGCCGACGGATGCGGCCCGCGCGTTGTTCCGACGTCGGGATGAGCTGTGGGACCGTCTGGTTGACGCCTGCCGCGCCGGCAAGCCCACCAGTGCGTTGCTGGATGTCTACGAGCAGGCCGGCGAGCCACTGCCGGCCATGCCGGTGGCGCACGGACTCGGGCTGGGATTCGACCCACCGGTGGTGTCGCCCAGCCTGCGGGCGACGGCCGAGGCCGACATCCTGGAGGAGGGGATGGTCCTGGCTGTCACCGGCTACGTCTGGGAGCAGGGCGTCGGCGCGGTGTTCACCCGCGACGCCGTCGTCATCGGACCCGACGGCCCGGAGGTACTGACCCAGGCGTCGTCAGACAGTGAGGCGGCACATGCCTGA